The following coding sequences are from one Bos indicus x Bos taurus breed Angus x Brahman F1 hybrid chromosome 5, Bos_hybrid_MaternalHap_v2.0, whole genome shotgun sequence window:
- the BRD1 gene encoding LOW QUALITY PROTEIN: bromodomain-containing protein 1 (The sequence of the model RefSeq protein was modified relative to this genomic sequence to represent the inferred CDS: inserted 1 base in 1 codon), whose protein sequence is MRRKGRGHRAAARHPSSPGSTKHSPTRETLTYAQAQRMVEIEIEGRLHRISIFDPLEIILEDDLTAQEMSECNSNKENSERPPVCLRTKRHKNNRVKKKGDAPPSAHGAPASASALPEPKVRVVEYSPPSAPRRPPVYYKFVEKSAEELDNEVEYDMDEEDYAWLEIVNEKRRGDCVSAVSQSVFEFLMDRFEKASHCEKQKQGEQQCLIDEDAVCCVCMDGECQNSNAILFCDMCNLAVHQECYGVPYIPEGQWLCRHCLQSRARPADCVLCPNKGGAFKKTDDDRWGHVVCALWIPEVGFANTVFIEPIDGVRNIPPARWKLTCYLCKQKGVGACIQCHKANCYTAFHVTCAQRAGLYMKMEPVRELAGGAATFSVRKTAYCDVHTPPGCTRRPLNIYGDVEMKNGVCRKESSVKAVRSTSKVRKKAKKAKKTAREPCTALPPVCAPYIPPQRLNRIANQVAIQRKKQFVERAHSYWLLKRLSRNGAPLLRRLQSSLQSHRSSQQRENDEEIQAAKEKLKYWQRLRHDLERARLLIELLRKREKLKREQVKVEQMALELRLTPLTVLLRSVLDQLQEKDPARIFAQPVSLKEVPDYLDHIKRPMDFATMRKRLEAQGYRTLRELEEDFDLIVDNCMKYNAKDTVFYRAAVRLRDQGGVVLRQARRQADSVGFDEASGMHLPERPXPSPRRPFSWDEVDRLLNPANRAHMVLEEQLRELLDMLDLTCAMKSSGSRSKRAKLLKKEIAVLRSKLSQQHSQPPAVESGTAGSEEDGAPRGQEAAEEVLPRLETLLQPRKRSRSTCGDSEVEEGSPGKRLDTGLTNGFGAARGEQELGGAPGRTAAPRRRCASESSISSSSSPLCDASFSAPKCGRGKPALVRRHTLEGRSELISCIENGNYAKAARIAAEVGQNSMWISTDAAASVLEPLKVVWAKCSGYPSYPALIIDPKMPRVPGHHNGVTIPAPPLDVLKVGEHMQTKADEKLFLVLFFDNKRSWQWLPKSKMVPLGIDETIDKLKMMEGRNSSIRKAVRVAFDRAMSHLSRVHGEPASDLSDID, encoded by the exons ATGAGGAGGAAAGGCCGAGGTCATCGCGCTGCAGCGAGGCACCCTTCCTCCCCTGGCAGCACCAAGCACTCCCCCACACGAGAGACCCTGACCTACGCGCAAGCCCAGAGGATGGTGGAGATCGAGATCGAGGGGCGCTTGCACAGGATCAGCATCTTCGACCCCCTGGAGATCATCCTGGAAGATGACCTCACGGCCCAGGAGATGAGCGAGTGCAACAGCAACAAGGAGAACAGCGAGCGGCCGCCCGTGTGCTTGAGAACTAAGCGGCACAAGAACAACCGGGTCAAGAAGAAAGGCGACGCCCCGCCCAGCGCCCATGGCGCACCGGCCTCCGCCAGCGCCCTCCCCGAGCCCAAGGTGCGGGTGGTGGAGTACAGCCCCCCGTCGGCGCCGCGGCGGCCCCCCGTGTACTACAAGTTCGTGGAGAAGTCTGCCGAGGAGCTGGACAACGAGGTGGAGTACGACATGGACGAGGAGGACTACGCCTGGCTGGAGATCGTCAACGAGAAGCGCAGGGGCGACTGCGTGTCGGCCGTGTCGCAGAGCGTGTTCGAGTTCCTCATGGACCGCTTCGAGAAGGCCTCACACTGCGAGAAGCAGAAGCAGGGGGAGCAGCAGTGCCTGATCGACGAGGACGCGGTGTGCTGCGTGTGCATGGACGGCGAGTGCCAGAACAGCAACGCGATCCTCTTCTGTGACATGTGCAACCTGGCCGTGCACCAGGAGTGCTACGGCGTGCCCTACATCCCCGAGGGCCAGTGGCTCTGCCGCCACTGCCTGCAGTCCCGGGCCCGGCCGGCCGACTGCGTGCTCTGCCCCAACAAGGGTGGCGCCTTCAAGAAGACGGACGACGACCGCTGGGGCCACGTGGTGTGCGCCCTGTGGATCCCCGAGGTGGGCTTCGCCAACACCGTGTTCATCGAGCCCATCGACGGCGTGCGGAACATCCCGCCCGCGCGCTGGAAGCTGACCTGCTACCTCTGCAAGCAGAAGGGCGTGGGCGCCTGCATCCAGTGCCACAAGGCCAACTGCTACACCGCCTTCCACGTGACGTGCGCCCAGCGCGCCGGCCTCTACATGAAGATGGAGCCCGTGCGCGAGCTGGCCGGCGGCGCCGCCACCTTCTCCGTCAGGAAGACCGCTTACTGTGACGTCCACACGCCCCCCGGCTGCACCCGCAGGCCTCTGAACATTTACGGGGACGTGGAGATGAAAAACGGCGTCTGTCGGAAGGAGAGTTCGGTCAAAGCGGTCAGGTCCACCTCCAAGGTCAGGAAGAAAGCCAAGAAGGCCAAGAAGACGGCCCGGGAGCCCTGCACGGCCCTGCCGCCTGTGTGCGCGCCCTACATCCCCCCGCAGAG ATTAAATAGGATTGCAAATCAGGTGGCCATTCAGCGGAAGAAGCAGTTTGTCGAGCGCGCCCACAGCTACTGGCTCCTCAAGAGGCTGTCCAGGAACGGAGCCCCGCTGCTGCGCAGACTCCAGTCCAGCCTGCAGTCCCACAGGAGCTCGCAGCAG AGAGAGAACGACGAGGAGATTCAAGCTGCCAAAGAGAAGCTCAAGTACTGGCAGCGGCTGCGGCATGACTTGGAGCGCGCGCGCCTGCTCATCGAGCTTCTGCGCAAGCGCGAGAAGCTCAAGCGGGAGCAG GTGAAGGTGGAGCAGATGGCCTTGGAGCTGCGGCTGACCCCGCTCACTGTGCTGCTGCGCTCGGTGCTCGACCAGCTGCAGGAGAAGGACCCGGCCCGCATATTCGCCCAGCCAGTGAGCCTGAAGGAG GTCCCGGATTATCTGGATCACATCAAACGCCCCATGGACTTTGCCACAATGCGGAAGCGGCTAGAAGCACAGGGGTACCGGACACTCAGGGAGCTGGAAGAGGACTTTGACCTCATCGTGGACAACTGCATGAAGTACAACGCCAAGGACACGGTGTTCTACCGGGCCGCCGTGCGGCTGCGCGACCAGGGCGGTGTGGTGCTCAGGCAGGCCCGGCGCCAGGCGGACAGTGTCGGCTTCGACGAGGCCTCGGGGATGCACCTGCCCGAGCGGC CCCCCAGCCCCCGGCGGCCTTTCTCCTGGGACGAGG TGGACAGGTTGCTGAACCCGGCCAACAGGGCCCACATGGTCCTGGAGGAGCAGCTGAGGGAGCTGCTGGACATGCTGGACCTCACGTGCGCCATGAAGTCCAGCGGGTCGCGGAGCAAGCGGGCCAAGCTGCTGAAGAAGGAGATTGCTGTCCTGCGGAGCAAGCTGAGCCAGCAGCACAGCCAGCCCCCGGCCGTGGAGTCAGGTACTGCAGGCTCGGAAGAGGACGGTGCTCCGCGGGGGCAGGAGGCCGCGGAGGAAG TCCTTCCGAGGTTGGAGACTCTTCTGCAGCCAAGAAAAAGGTCGCGGAGCACCTGCGGCGACTCTGAGGTGGAGGAGGGGTCCCCGGGAAAGCGCCTGGACACAG GTCTCACCAATGGCTTTGGGGCCGCGCGGGGCGAGCAGGAGCTGGGCGGTGCCCCGGGGAGGACCGCCGCGCCACGCCGCCGCTGCGCCTCCGAGTCCAGCATCTCCTCCAGCAGCAGCCCGCTCTGCGACGCCAG CTTCAGCGCACCGAAGTGCGGCCGCGGCAAGCCGGCCCTGGTCCGCAGGCACACGCTGGAGGGCCGCAGCGAGCTGATATCCTGCATCGAGAACGGGAACTATGCCAAGGCAGCGCGCATTGCTGCTG AGGTCGGGCAGAACAGCATGTGGATATCCACCGACGCGGCCGCCTCCGTCCTCGAGCCCCTGAAGGTCGTGTGGGCCAAGTGCAGTGGCTACCCCTCGTACCCGGCCCTG ATCATTGATCCTAAGATGCCGCGCGTGCCTGGCCACCACAACGGGGTGACCATCCCCGCCCCGCCGCTGGACGTGCTGAAGGTCGGCGAGCACATGCAGACCAAGGCCGACGAGAAGCTCTTCCTCGTGCTCTTCTTCGACAACAAGAGGAGCTG GCAGTGGCTTCCGAAGTCCAAGATGGTCCCTCTGGGCATTGACGAGACGATAGACAAGCTGAAGATGATGGAGGGCAGGAACTCGAGCATCCGCAAGGCCGTGAGGGTCGCCTTCGACCGCGCCATGAGCCACCTGAGCCGCGTGCATGGGGAGCCGGCCAGCGACCTCAGCGACATAGACTGA